One Chromobacterium paludis genomic window carries:
- the nrdG gene encoding anaerobic ribonucleoside-triphosphate reductase activating protein, whose protein sequence is MNYDRYYTCDLVNGEGVRVTLFVAGCPHACSGCHNPSTWDRKAGRPFTEEIREQLLAHCATHDGLSLSGGDPLHPANRGEVLELCRRFKARYPGKDIWLWTGYRHEDVADLELLHYVDVLIDGPYRQDLPTVKPWRGSDNQRLLRLREGRPFSEA, encoded by the coding sequence ATGAACTACGATCGTTACTACACCTGCGATCTGGTCAATGGCGAGGGGGTGAGGGTGACCTTGTTCGTCGCCGGCTGCCCGCATGCCTGTTCGGGCTGCCACAATCCGTCCACCTGGGACCGCAAGGCAGGGCGGCCGTTTACCGAGGAAATCCGCGAGCAATTGCTGGCGCATTGCGCCACGCATGACGGCCTGAGCCTGTCCGGCGGGGATCCGCTGCACCCGGCCAATCGGGGCGAGGTACTGGAACTGTGCCGGCGGTTCAAGGCGCGCTATCCGGGCAAGGACATCTGGCTATGGACTGGCTATCGCCATGAGGACGTCGCGGATCTGGAGCTGTTGCATTACGTCGATGTGCTGATAGACGGCCCCTACCGCCAGGATCTGCCCACGGTGAAGCCCTGGCGCGGTTCGGACAACCAGCGGCTGCTGCGCTTGCGCGAGGGGCGGCCCTTCTCCGAGGCCTGA
- the pyrH gene encoding UMP kinase gives MSQAPAYKRILLKLSGEALMGDDSYGINRATIEQIVGQIKEVVELGVEVGIVIGGGNIFRGVAPAAAGMDRATADYMGMMATVMNALALKDAMTKVGLIARVQSALTMQQIAEPYVRGKAMQYLEEGKVVIFAAGTGNPFFTTDTAAALRGMEMNVDIMLKATKVDGVYTDDPKKNPDAVRYQTLTFDEAISRNLKVMDATAFALCRDQNLNIKVFSIFKNGALRRVVLGEDEGTLVHC, from the coding sequence ATGAGCCAAGCTCCTGCCTATAAACGCATCTTGCTGAAACTTTCCGGCGAAGCCCTGATGGGGGATGACAGCTACGGTATCAACCGCGCCACGATCGAGCAGATCGTCGGCCAGATCAAGGAAGTGGTAGAGCTGGGCGTGGAAGTGGGCATCGTGATCGGCGGCGGCAACATCTTCCGCGGCGTCGCGCCGGCCGCTGCCGGCATGGATCGCGCCACGGCGGATTACATGGGCATGATGGCCACCGTGATGAACGCGCTGGCGCTGAAGGATGCGATGACCAAGGTGGGCCTGATCGCCCGCGTGCAGTCCGCGCTGACCATGCAGCAAATCGCCGAGCCCTATGTGCGCGGCAAGGCCATGCAGTATCTGGAAGAAGGCAAGGTGGTGATCTTTGCCGCCGGCACCGGCAACCCTTTCTTCACCACCGACACCGCCGCCGCGCTGCGCGGCATGGAAATGAACGTGGACATCATGCTGAAGGCCACCAAGGTCGATGGTGTGTACACCGATGATCCAAAGAAGAACCCGGACGCGGTGCGTTACCAGACCCTGACTTTCGACGAAGCCATCTCGCGCAATCTGAAGGTGATGGACGCCACCGCCTTCGCGCTGTGCCGCGACCAGAACCTGAACATCAAGGTGTTCAGCATCTTCAAGAACGGCGCGCTGCGCCGGGTCGTGCTTGGCGAAGACGAAGGCACGCTGGTACACTGCTGA
- a CDS encoding substrate-binding periplasmic protein, whose product MSAMPRWICLALICAMARPGWASEPVQTITLANGEWAPYLSANLPDQGYASRIVSEAFRRVGIRVRYDFYPWARAEAMVKSGEIAGSVVWSITPERLQFALFSDPVVSDEEVVFHLAGRKMAADNVQDFYGMTMATPNGSRLGIWQEAIRAGNIRNYVTKDIQTGMRQLLLGRLDFFPLIRSVGLAELRQHFTPGERAAIVAAPHVFVRTDYRLMLSRKAPGAASLLRRFNQGLAALRASAEYRRMEQDFLAGHYDSPRAP is encoded by the coding sequence ATGTCCGCCATGCCGCGTTGGATCTGCTTGGCGCTGATTTGCGCCATGGCGCGCCCAGGCTGGGCGTCTGAGCCTGTTCAAACCATCACGCTGGCCAATGGCGAGTGGGCGCCGTATCTGTCCGCCAATCTGCCGGATCAGGGCTACGCTTCACGCATTGTCAGCGAAGCGTTCCGCCGCGTCGGCATCCGGGTGCGCTACGATTTCTATCCCTGGGCCAGGGCCGAGGCCATGGTGAAGAGCGGAGAGATCGCTGGCTCCGTGGTGTGGTCCATCACGCCGGAGCGACTGCAGTTTGCCTTGTTCAGCGACCCCGTGGTCAGCGATGAAGAGGTGGTGTTCCACCTGGCCGGCCGCAAAATGGCGGCGGATAACGTGCAAGACTTCTACGGCATGACCATGGCCACGCCCAATGGCTCGCGGCTGGGCATTTGGCAGGAGGCCATCCGCGCCGGGAATATTCGCAACTACGTGACCAAAGACATCCAGACCGGCATGCGCCAGCTACTGCTGGGGCGGCTGGATTTCTTTCCGCTGATCCGCTCGGTTGGACTGGCCGAGCTGCGCCAGCATTTCACGCCTGGGGAGCGGGCCGCCATCGTGGCCGCGCCGCATGTCTTTGTGCGCACGGACTATCGGCTGATGCTCAGCCGCAAGGCGCCAGGCGCGGCGTCCTTGTTGCGCCGCTTCAATCAGGGCTTGGCGGCGTTGCGCGCCAGCGCGGAGTATCGCCGCATGGAGCAAGACTTCCTCGCCGGGCATTACGATAGCCCTCGCGCCCCTTGA
- the rpsB gene encoding 30S ribosomal protein S2: protein MSTNVTMRQMLEAGVHFGHQTRFWNPKMAKYIFGSRNKIHIINLEKTLPLFVESQEYVRRLAANKGTVMFVGTKRQAREIVREEAARCGMPFVDHRWLGGMLTNYKTVKQSIKRLEEKRAILESAGETGYNKKELLDLQREVEKLERSLGGIKDMKGLPDAIFVIDTGYQKGTIVEAKKLGIPVIGVVDTNNSPDGIDYVIPGNDDSSRAIRLYARGIADAVLEGRAHSLQEIVAAAETAQAE from the coding sequence ATGTCCACCAACGTTACCATGCGTCAAATGCTTGAGGCCGGCGTTCACTTCGGCCACCAAACCCGCTTCTGGAACCCGAAGATGGCCAAGTACATCTTCGGCAGCCGCAACAAGATCCACATCATCAACCTGGAAAAGACCCTGCCGCTGTTCGTGGAGTCCCAGGAGTACGTGCGTCGTCTGGCTGCCAACAAGGGCACCGTGATGTTCGTGGGCACCAAGCGTCAAGCGCGTGAGATCGTACGTGAAGAAGCTGCCCGTTGCGGCATGCCGTTTGTCGACCACCGCTGGCTGGGCGGCATGCTGACCAACTACAAGACCGTGAAGCAGTCCATCAAGCGTCTTGAAGAAAAGCGCGCCATCCTGGAATCTGCCGGCGAAACCGGTTACAACAAGAAAGAACTGCTGGACCTGCAGCGCGAAGTTGAAAAGCTCGAGCGCTCGCTGGGCGGTATCAAGGATATGAAGGGCCTGCCGGACGCCATCTTCGTTATCGACACTGGCTACCAAAAGGGTACCATCGTCGAAGCCAAGAAGCTGGGCATTCCGGTGATCGGCGTTGTTGACACCAACAACTCCCCGGATGGCATCGATTACGTGATCCCGGGTAACGACGACTCCAGTCGCGCCATCCGTCTGTACGCTCGCGGCATCGCCGACGCGGTACTGGAAGGTCGCGCGCACTCTCTGCAAGAGATCGTCGCCGCCGCTGAAACGGCCCAAGCCGAGTAA
- the tsf gene encoding translation elongation factor Ts, whose amino-acid sequence MAEITAKMVSDLRAATGLGMMECKKALVEAEGDLAKAEEILRIKSGNKASKMAGRLAAEGIIGSYVEAGVGALVEVNCETDFVAKDPTFLALAAAAAKAVAIANPADVEALAAVEVDGQQVEEIRKAAIAKLGENMTIRRFVRYQTEGAIATYLHGAKIGVIVDYAGAEQVGKDVAMHIAASKPICVSKDQVPAETLEQERKIYTAQAAESGKPADIVAKMVEGRVNKFLAEVTLMGQPFVKNPDQTVEKLLAEQKASVKAFTMFVVGEGIEKKVVDYAAEVAAAAKL is encoded by the coding sequence ATGGCGGAAATCACCGCAAAAATGGTTTCGGATCTGCGCGCGGCCACCGGCCTGGGCATGATGGAGTGCAAGAAGGCTCTGGTTGAAGCTGAGGGCGACCTGGCCAAGGCTGAAGAAATCCTGCGCATCAAGTCCGGCAACAAGGCCTCCAAGATGGCTGGCCGTCTGGCTGCCGAAGGCATCATCGGTTCTTACGTCGAAGCCGGCGTGGGCGCCCTGGTGGAAGTGAACTGCGAAACCGACTTTGTCGCCAAGGATCCGACCTTCCTGGCGCTGGCCGCCGCTGCCGCCAAGGCCGTCGCCATCGCCAACCCGGCTGACGTGGAAGCCCTGGCCGCCGTGGAAGTGGATGGCCAGCAAGTGGAAGAAATCCGCAAGGCCGCCATCGCCAAGCTGGGCGAGAACATGACCATCCGTCGCTTCGTTCGCTACCAGACCGAAGGCGCCATCGCTACCTACCTGCACGGTGCCAAGATCGGCGTGATCGTCGACTACGCCGGCGCCGAGCAAGTGGGCAAGGACGTGGCCATGCACATCGCCGCTTCCAAGCCGATCTGCGTGTCCAAGGACCAAGTTCCGGCTGAAACGCTGGAGCAAGAGCGCAAGATCTACACCGCTCAGGCTGCCGAATCCGGCAAGCCGGCCGACATCGTCGCCAAGATGGTGGAAGGCCGCGTGAACAAGTTCCTGGCCGAAGTGACCCTGATGGGCCAACCGTTCGTCAAGAATCCGGATCAAACCGTTGAAAAGCTGCTGGCCGAACAAAAGGCCTCGGTGAAGGCGTTCACCATGTTCGTGGTGGGCGAAGGCATCGAAAAGAAGGTAGTGGACTACGCCGCTGAAGTGGCTGCCGCCGCCAAGCTGTAA
- a CDS encoding MFS transporter, whose protein sequence is MAWTKEHKQTVLACYLGWTLDAFDFFLMVFVLKDVAREFGSDIEAVSWAIMLTLAARPIGALIFGRLADRFGRRPVLMANIVLYSVLGFSSAFAPNLMVLLILRTLFGVAMGGEWGVGSSLTMETIPKESRGFVSGLLQAGYPSGYLLATLAFGQLFEHIGWRGMFMLSLLPALLTLYIRRNVPESPSWEAARHREKPGLLQTVAAQWRLSLYAIVLMTCFNFFSHGTQDMYPTFLRVQHQFDPHTVQMIGIFLNVGAIVGGLAIGALSEKIGRRNAITLAALIALPVLPLWAFSTTPLLLAMGAFLMQISVQGAWGVIPAHLNEISPLAVRATFPGLVYQLGNLLASVNSPMQAHMAKANGGNYGMAMAMVAGIVALAIAVLIRFSHERRGESMSA, encoded by the coding sequence ATGGCGTGGACCAAAGAGCATAAGCAGACGGTGTTGGCGTGCTACCTGGGCTGGACTCTGGATGCGTTCGATTTTTTCCTGATGGTGTTTGTGCTGAAGGATGTGGCGAGGGAGTTTGGCTCGGACATCGAGGCGGTCAGCTGGGCCATCATGCTGACCTTGGCGGCGCGGCCCATCGGCGCCTTGATCTTTGGCAGATTGGCCGATCGTTTCGGCCGCCGGCCGGTTTTGATGGCCAATATCGTGCTGTATTCCGTGCTGGGTTTCTCATCCGCTTTCGCGCCCAATCTGATGGTGCTGCTGATATTGCGCACCTTGTTCGGGGTGGCGATGGGCGGCGAGTGGGGCGTGGGGTCCTCGCTGACCATGGAAACCATTCCCAAAGAGTCGCGCGGCTTTGTCTCCGGGCTGCTGCAGGCCGGTTATCCCAGCGGGTATCTGCTGGCGACGCTGGCCTTTGGACAATTGTTCGAACACATAGGCTGGCGCGGCATGTTCATGCTCAGCCTGCTGCCGGCGCTGCTGACGCTGTACATCCGCCGCAATGTGCCGGAAAGCCCCAGCTGGGAGGCGGCGCGCCATCGGGAGAAACCTGGCTTGCTGCAGACCGTCGCTGCGCAGTGGCGCTTGTCGCTTTACGCCATCGTGTTGATGACCTGCTTCAATTTCTTTTCGCATGGCACTCAGGACATGTACCCCACCTTCCTGCGCGTGCAGCACCAGTTTGATCCGCATACGGTGCAGATGATAGGCATCTTCCTCAACGTCGGCGCCATCGTGGGCGGGCTTGCCATCGGGGCCTTGTCGGAGAAGATAGGCCGCCGCAACGCCATCACGCTGGCGGCCTTGATCGCGCTGCCGGTGCTGCCGCTGTGGGCCTTTTCCACCACGCCGCTCCTGCTGGCCATGGGTGCCTTCCTGATGCAGATTTCCGTGCAGGGCGCCTGGGGTGTGATTCCGGCGCACCTGAACGAGATCTCGCCGCTGGCGGTGCGCGCCACTTTCCCGGGCCTGGTTTATCAGTTGGGCAATCTGCTGGCCTCGGTCAATAGCCCCATGCAGGCGCATATGGCCAAGGCCAATGGCGGAAATTACGGCATGGCCATGGCCATGGTGGCGGGCATCGTGGCGCTGGCGATCGCGGTGTTGATACGCTTTAGCCATGAGCGGCGCGGCGAGTCGATGTCGGCCTAG
- the frr gene encoding ribosome recycling factor, giving the protein MINEIKKSAEQKMQKSLEAFKNDLGKVRTGRAHTGILDHVMVDYYGSDVPVNQVANVTLIDARTIGVQPWEKPMLAKIEKAIRDSDLGLNPASMGEIIRVPMPMLTEERRKDLIKVVRGEAEGARVAMRNIRRDSNTEFKNLLKDKAITEDEERRGQDEIQKLTDKYTAEVDKMLAAKEADLMAV; this is encoded by the coding sequence ATGATTAACGAGATCAAAAAATCGGCCGAACAAAAAATGCAGAAATCGCTGGAAGCGTTCAAGAACGACTTGGGCAAGGTTCGGACCGGCCGCGCCCATACCGGCATTCTGGATCATGTCATGGTGGACTATTACGGTAGCGACGTGCCGGTGAACCAAGTGGCCAACGTCACTCTGATCGACGCGCGCACCATCGGCGTGCAGCCGTGGGAAAAGCCGATGTTGGCCAAGATCGAGAAGGCCATTCGCGATTCCGACCTGGGCCTGAATCCGGCCTCCATGGGCGAGATCATCCGCGTGCCGATGCCGATGCTGACCGAGGAGCGCCGCAAGGACCTGATCAAGGTCGTGCGCGGCGAGGCCGAAGGCGCGCGCGTGGCCATGCGCAACATCCGCCGCGACTCCAATACCGAATTCAAAAACCTGCTGAAGGACAAGGCCATTACCGAGGACGAAGAGCGCCGCGGCCAGGACGAAATCCAGAAGCTGACGGACAAGTACACTGCCGAAGTCGACAAGATGCTGGCCGCCAAAGAAGCCGACCTGATGGCTGTGTAA
- a CDS encoding NAD(P)H-dependent flavin oxidoreductase codes for MQTAITRLFGIERPLLCPGMSYIATPELVAAVSNAGGLGILATGPLSVDATRAAIRRIRELTDKPFGIGCTLMMPGAADNAKVALEERVPVINYSLGKGDWIAKAAHAYGGKVIATVVTEKHARSAEMSGADALLVTGHEAAAHGGSVTSLVLIPAIRRASSLPIVAAGGFADGPGLLAALALGADAVAMGSRLAMTKESPVHDKTKDMIRERGVGDTLYSKNFDGLWCRMMDTPAARQACRKPLGLIPAAFRASQMAQRMGMPVMKVAIGGMIRQPQALRQLALFGAATESIRLAIQDGNHNQGVQLIGQAQGLINDVPTVAELFERVMNEAQACRKRLATL; via the coding sequence ATGCAAACCGCCATCACCCGCCTGTTCGGCATAGAACGTCCGCTGCTCTGCCCCGGCATGAGCTACATCGCCACGCCGGAACTGGTCGCCGCCGTTTCCAACGCCGGCGGCCTGGGCATCCTGGCCACCGGCCCGCTATCGGTCGACGCCACCCGCGCCGCCATCCGCCGCATCCGCGAGTTGACCGACAAGCCCTTCGGCATCGGCTGCACCCTGATGATGCCCGGCGCGGCGGACAATGCCAAGGTGGCACTGGAAGAGCGGGTGCCGGTGATCAATTACTCGCTGGGCAAGGGAGACTGGATAGCCAAGGCCGCCCATGCCTATGGCGGCAAGGTGATCGCCACGGTCGTGACGGAAAAGCATGCCCGCTCAGCCGAAATGAGTGGCGCCGACGCCCTGCTGGTCACCGGCCACGAGGCGGCGGCGCATGGCGGCAGCGTCACCTCCCTGGTGCTGATCCCCGCCATTCGACGCGCCAGCTCGCTGCCCATCGTCGCCGCCGGCGGTTTTGCCGATGGCCCCGGCCTGCTGGCGGCCCTGGCCCTGGGCGCGGATGCCGTGGCCATGGGTTCGCGCCTGGCGATGACCAAGGAGAGCCCGGTGCACGACAAAACCAAGGACATGATCCGCGAACGCGGCGTGGGCGACACGCTTTACTCCAAGAATTTCGATGGCTTATGGTGCCGCATGATGGACACGCCGGCCGCGCGCCAAGCCTGCCGCAAGCCGCTGGGACTCATACCCGCGGCCTTCCGCGCCAGCCAGATGGCGCAGCGCATGGGCATGCCGGTGATGAAGGTGGCGATAGGCGGCATGATTCGCCAGCCGCAGGCCTTGCGCCAGCTGGCGCTGTTCGGCGCGGCCACCGAATCCATCCGCCTGGCCATCCAGGACGGCAACCACAACCAGGGCGTGCAGTTGATCGGCCAGGCCCAGGGCCTGATAAACGATGTGCCGACGGTAGCCGAACTGTTCGAACGTGTCATGAACGAGGCGCAAGCCTGCCGCAAACGGCTGGCCACACTATAA